The DNA segment CATTATGTCTTTGACAATCTATATACAGATAAAGGCACCATCACTTGGTTTTTTAAAGGAAAGAAAATCAAGTTAAATAGCCGACAACATTTTAATCAGCAGCTTTCGAAGATTTGTGAAGAGATATACCCATATACACCTATTTATAAGAATGAGTTAATCAATAAAACGAAAATATCCGGGCAGATAGCTACAGCGAGAAAAAGATTAATTGAAAAGCTTTTATCTCAAGTACAAGAAGAAAATCTAGGATTTAAAGAATCTGAATTCCCACCAGAGAAGTCTATCTATTTGACACTTTTACGAAGTACTGGAATACATCAAGCTCTCGAAGGAGTTGGTGTTTTGGAAAAACCAATAGACTCGTCATTTACAGAACTCTGGGACGCTTGTGCTCAATTTATGCTAAGTACGAAAGGGAAGGAAAGAAATCTTGAAGAACTTATTTCCCTCTTATCTAAACGCCCTTTTAAGTTAAAACAAGGTTTCATAGATTATTGGGTTCCGGTCTTTCTTTTAGTTAACAATGATGAATATGCTTTGTTTGAAAGCGGCAGCTATATACCTGAACTTACTTCAGATATTTTAGAATTAATCAACAAGCGTCCTAGTTTCTTTCAATTAAAGGCTTTTGATGTTGCTGGTGTTAAACTACAATTGTTTAATAGATACCGCGTGTTGCTAAATCAAGTGGAACATCAAAAACCTACCAACAAAACTTTTATTCAGACTATTAAGCCTTTCTTAATCTTTTATAAGGATTTACCTGAATATTCAAAGAAAACTAACAGATTAGATAAAAAAACGATTGCATTAAGGCAGGTAATAGCTAGTGCGAAAGATCCAGAAAAGGCATTTTTTAATGACTTCCCTACTGCCCTAGGGTATAGCCTACAAGAATTACAGAAGTCCCCAATACAGGCTGAAGCTTTTATTAAAGATATGCAAGAGGCTATTCGTGAGCTTAGAACCTCGTTCGATGCAGTGGTAGACAGATTTGAAAACTATTTGACAAAGGAGTTAATAGGCAGCAGTTCACCCTTTCCCGATTATAAACAGGATATAAAAGCAAGATTCAAAAAGCTAAAAGCGCATTTATTGCTTAATCACCAAAAGTCGTTTTATACACGCGTACAATCCACTTTAGATGATAGGAAAGCGTGGTTAAATTCTATTGCACAGAGTTGCATTGGTAAACCATTGACATCGATAACTGATGAGGAAGAGAAATTATTATATGATAAATTAAAAGATCTGGTATATGAACTGGATAACCTTTGTGAAATAAGCCAAGCAGACATTAATGAGGATAATGAAGAGGTATTAAAACTTGAAGTCACAAGCTTTGTGCAAGGGCTAAACAAAAATCTTATCCGGATTCCGAAAACAAAAACAAAAGAGGTTGATAATAAGGTAACCGAAATAAAGGGAATTTTAGGAGCGGATAAAAAGATTAATGTAACCATATTAGCTAAACTATTACAGGAGTTGCTGAACCATGAATAAGAAGGTTAGACACGTATTAGGGATATCTGGAGGAAAGGATAGCGCTGCGTTAGCTATCTATTTACATAATCTTTACCCAGAACTTGATATTGAATATTATTTCTGTGATACTGGGAAAGAATTGGCAGAAACTTATACACTTGTAGATAATTTAGAAAATTATTTAGGCAAAACAATTAATAGATTAAAAGCTGCAGCCAAGAGCAGCCAGGAGCCATTTGATCACTTTTACAATTTATTCGGCGGATATCTCCCTTCTTCTAATGCCCGCTGGTGTACAAAGTATCTCAAATTGGATCCTTTCGAAACTTTTGTTGGCGATGCGCCTGTAGTTTCCTACGTAGGAATAAGAGGAGATGAAGACAGAGAAGGTTATATTTCCCGAAAGCCGAATATTCAATCCATTTTTCCTTTCAGGAGAAACATATGGAGTGAAGATGTTATAAGCAAAGTAATAAAGAATGACAATATTGCTACGCTTAGTGAGATATATAGTTTCTACTTCCCAAAAGATAAAATAAGAAGATGTCTTGAAATTATCAACGAACCCCTTTCGCTTAAATTCAATCAAGAACAGAAACTCGATTTGCTATTAGGCCAAAATATTACATTCTTTAATCAGGCTGTTCATGAGTTTTTAAAGACAACTAATTACCCATTAGCCAACACCCCGCATTTTCCCCTTTTAGAGAATGAGGATGTGTTAGTAAGAGATGATATTTTCAGAATCTTACGAGAAAGCGGCGTAGGCGTCCCCAATTACTATGAGAAAATAGTTTTTAAGCATAACGGTAAGATTGGTGAATATGCTCGTAGCCGCTCTGGCTGTTATTTTTGTTTTTTTCAACAAAAAATTGAATGGGTATGGCTTTACGAGCAACATCCTGAACGATTTAAACTTGCTATGCAATATGAAAATGAAAAGGAGGGGTTTACTTGGAACCAAAATGAAAGCCTATCTGACCTAATACAACCGGAAAGAATTGATATCATTAAAGAAGAGTATTTGAACAAACCCAAAACTAAAACTAAGTCTCCTTATTTGCTGGATATTCTGGATGATACAGAATCGGAAGGATGCGCAGCATGCTTTATTTAAGTAATCGTAAAATTGATCTAACCTTAGAAGGAGAATCAATTGCTAAGCTTGAAGCATATCCTTCTTTTAACTTTGTTAATTCTTTTTTTGTCAATATGTCATTGTCAAATTGATACAATAAAATCAATTCTGTTAAAGAAGAAGTATTCATAACCATTTTCTTTTCGATAGGATTCCATAATACGTAAACCCAGGGTCTATTATGAATTTCGAAATTGAATTTATTATATCTTTCAAATATTTTTTTAAACCCAATGTTATGCTGATTATTAATTCGTAATGAGGCTTTGATGAAAGGAAGAAATCCTACTGGCCTAAATAATAGATTACCTCCGGTTTCACCGTTTCTAAAATCATCGGAAAAGTCTTTTTTCTTTCTTAAGTATTCTTTTATTACTGTTAAAGTTTTGAAAGAATCCCAATAACTGATACAATAATTCTTGAATGAGTTATAAACCTCATCCGTAGGCCGAAATTTGAGAAGTTCTGCTAACCGCTCTTTTGTGATTTTTGTTCCACTCTTAATAAACATAAAGTTTTTGAAAATTTCAACATTTGCTTGGTATAGCGTTATAATTGATGTTATAGCATCTTTATTATTATTTGGAATTGCTTTTTGTTTTGCATAAACAACCCGGGTTCCTGTAAATAAATCATATTCATCTAGCAACTCCCTGGTTACAATCGCTGCCGAATCATCTTCATCCAATGCGATAATGTCATCATCACTTACAGGTTTCGCATACCTGTTTAAAGTAGTAAACAACCTTCTAGTCTTTTTCTTTCCATGCTCATCATTCTTGTGCCCAATAAAAATAACGCCAACTTGCTCATTTGACAAATCGGGTCTCTCCAATAAGGCAGCCTTAATCCCTTCCACTCGATGTTGTCCATCTACCGGAAATATCTTATGTGAACCAGGGAACTCCAGAAGGCCCATTTTATAAGTCTCCAATTCATCATACTTGAATTCAATTTCTCGCCAATTAGGATAATCATCATAAACGGCAAGAACTAATGAATTAAAAAAAAGTTCCCCTTGCTTGAGGATATACTCCTTTATACTTAAATAATTGCCAGTTATACTTCTTTGAATCAAATCTCTCAACGTTTCACTTTTATGAAGTTGATCATCAATTTTTGAAACATAGTCATTCACCTGTTTAAATGTCAGTGTTGTCACATAATAGTCCCATGAACCAATTTTTGCTTTAAGCGCAGGTATTTTCATCATTCAAATGCTTTAATTGCTTGTTTAATTACTTTATCAGGAATTAAATCATTCATCGGTAAAACTAATGAGTTAATAATATCCCTTTCGATATTTTTTATTTCTTCATTATCATCAAGTGGATAGAATGCTAAATATAACTCTTTACCCCAATAATGAATCATTCGATAGATTTTTGGCCTTTCATCATTATTGGAGTACTTCTGAAAATATTCTTTTACTCTTTTCCGCAAGTTTTGATTATCTGTTAATTGGGCTCTCCCAATATAAAACGGGAACTCAGAAATGCCGCTTAATATATCACACTTCACGTAAAACAAATAGAGACCTCCCTTGTTATTCGGCACTACCTCAATATCATTGCCAAAATTGGTAGCATCAGCATTTAAATACTTTATAGAAGTCCAATTGTTAAAATTTAAATCCAAGTGTGGATAATCAAACTTATCCCATAAACTTTTGTGCAAAATGTACTTAACCTTTTGTTTATCTAACTGTTCCCCTAAAGAAAAGGCGGTAGAATCCATAATTAATCTTCTAGTGAGTTTATCAATTGTTCCATTCCAAAATTTAATAAAAAATCCGAGTAGTAACTATCAAAAATATCCCGCAAATATTCATCAACCGTTTTATCTTCGTCTTGACCTTCCTTATTTAATTGAAGTTTATAATTTTTCTTTTTTGTTATCATGTATAAGAACAAAGTATGAAAATAGATAGAAGCCAAATAGCGTTTTTCAGCTATGGTAATTTGATCTTCTGTTTTTAACTTGGCCTTGTATCGTAGATAAACGCTACTGTCCAAGTTAATATAAATAACATCTAATTTATTCCCCTCTCCCATCGGATGCATAACAGTACTAATATTCATAGAAACACCGCCCTCTTCCAGCTTTGACCAGTTTTCTTCTTTTACTTTTTCCAGTTTAGGCAACCCTATGTTATCCAGATCATCCTCTTGCTTTGGTATTTCAGTTGGCTTTATTTCCTTTTCCTTGACTTGGACCAATAGGATTTCTTCGAATGGTCCGGATGGGCTGGTCAAAGTTATTTTGATTTCTATTTCATCGCCGACATTCATTTCATTAGTAGGATTTAAAGAAACCTTGATTGTACCCTCATTAGGGCTACTTTTAGCAATGTTCAAAAGATGGTTTAATTCATGTTCGTTGCCTTCTTGATTTCCTCCATTTCCTTCATTTCGCTTTATTGATACTACTGCTAATTCCAATTGACCTGGTTCATCAATTCTGTCAAAGTATCCGTTCTCTACATCTGTATCAAACTTAATCACTTTTTCGCCGGACTGGGGAATGGATAAAACTGATTTTTCACCATTACTTTTATTACGGAGCTTGAAGAATGAAGGAAACCGCTTTGGGCTAAAGGGCTCTCGTTCTTTTTTGGATTTCTCAACTTTTGGATTATCATTCTTTGTATTTTCCTGTTTCTTTTCCTCCAGCTTCAAGGTATTCTGTAGAAGTTTAAATAAATCAGAATCTTTGGGAAGGTTTTTGGCAAAAGATTTTAATAATTCATTGGTATCTTCACTATCAAGACCTATAGATTCTTTACGCTTTTTATTAATATCATCAAGCTTACTTTTTCGTAATTTCTTTCCTAAAAAATCTCTAAGGTATTGTACTTCTTCGCCACCCTTTAAGCGATCTCTCGAGGCCATGAACAGTTTCTTTCTGAATTCATATTTCATTTTAGTACAATCAACATGTATCAACAAATAATCTTTTAATAAATTGAATTTTAACTGATGCGTAACAAACTCAGAAGTATAATGTCCATGCGCCTGTCCATTGACAGAAAACATCACTGACATATTGTTTTTAAAGAAAAAGCGTCGAATATTTTCTTTGGTTTTCTTTACATCATTTTCACCAACTTTTGCCTTAAACACATAGCACGCTACTTTCATTTCTCCAATCATTTCGTCCGTATAGATTTCAGAAAACATATCGTCAACATAATTACTATCCTCCTCCAGCCTACGCTTCAAACCAAATAAATCCATCTCCAGCACTTTGTTATTTGGATATCGTTCCTTTTTATCGATGGTATAAATAGGAAGTATTGGTTCAAATAAAAATTCGTTTAGGCTTTGATTTAGATCTTGAGCGAAACCAGAATAGCCAGGAGGAAAGTGATAAGAATAGAGCTTAACAATAGTTCCAGTTTTGAATTTACGATTTAACAATTTAAGATCTAATTCTCCTTCTAAATCAAAGGCCGGTATCACTCCATCAATCACGAGATACTCATACCAGGTATTTTTCTTTATATCTTCTTCCCCTTTTTCAAAAGGATGTTCCCGCACCAAGGTAAATCCAAATTTACCCTTCCCATTAAACTTCTTAGAGCCAATTAATTGATAGCCTTTTTTTCCACAAAAAACAATAGCTCCGGAACCACCCATATTATACTTGCCTTGGACAAACATAATATTGTTCTTGTTTCCTCTTACGAGAGAAAGAAAAGTTTTATCAAAATCCTGTGGATGTTGGCCCTCCCCATTATCGTATATAATAACTGAGGTATTTCTTGGAGGCCCATCGGCCAGAATCTGTATTTCTTCAGCTTGTTTCCTTCTAAAAGTTGGAAGTTCCCATTGTTTGTATTCTGGGAAGAAAAGCTTGATAGCTTCAGCCATCGATTTTGGCGCCTCTTTTCTATCGGAAGGAGCGATGCCATTTTCTAAACATTTTTTTGTTAGAATAGCGTCAATCGAATTAGTCACTTTTTCGACTATAGCAGCAATTGGATTTGACTGCTGATTTTCGATAATTCCATAGTTGCTATCATTGTTTCCAATAGGAACCCAATTCTTATTTACAAATAGTGTCAAATTCTTGGCAATTACTTTATCGACTTCTTCTTCAGTTTTGGCAAAATAAAGGTCTATAAACAATGCTTTGAAATCACTAGATGGTTTGGTTGGCATGAAATGAAGATATTTTCAATATACAAAAGTTTTCCATATCGCTAACACGAATAATTAAACGTCAGGAATTAACTACTTAGTCTATTGAAACCCTTGATGTCAATCAACATTGATTCATCTAACTTTAACAGGAATGGACATAGATAAACACAATGGCCTTAATAAAAACATAAATACATGATTTTAAGCAACTTACACATCAATTATTCACCCGGCTTTCCTGTGATAGATAGCCGTACTTCAATTAAAATACCTCATCGCCACATCTCCCACCCACTTGCCCATTTGTACTGGCACTGCATTACCGATAAGTTTATAGGCACTCCTTTTATTCTCAAAAGCAAAATCATCTGGAAAGCCTTGCAGCCGGGCGTATTCGCGGATTGAGAAGGGGCGTAAGCCATATTTAGCTTTCCGGTCTTTCACCAGCCTTGTACCCAAATCCTTTGCATAATGAGCTACACAGGTAGGCGCCAAAGCACCCGGCTGTTCAGGATCTACAATTATTGGTTTATCCCTATACTTTCCTTTGATACGGCTTATTACATAGTCTGGCATTTCCACCACTGGGTCTTTTTCTAATATATCCTTTAAGCGTGGCTTATTTCTGATGCTATTGGGAGCACTGATATTAAATGGCTTTCTTGTGCCGAAGAGTATAAGTCTTTTTCTCCGTTGCGGTAGCCAGTTAGCTGCATCCACTGGGCAAAAAACTTGTACATAATAATCGGGCAACTTGGTCATGGCCTCCATCACCACTTTAAACTTCTTCATTCCGGGTACGTTTTCTACCACATACATTTCCGGTTTCTCAATAGCAATGTGACGAAAGAAATGCAAAAACAGATCATCGCCCGTACGAGTACCATGAATATCTGCAATGGTGGAATACTTTGTACATGGATAGGTGCCCACAATAATGTCGGTTGGCGGCTGTTCCAATACTGTTTTATCCTTTATATCTGCTGTAAGTACGGCATGAGAAAAATAATGTGGATTTAGCTTCATGCAGTTAGTGGCTTCTATATCAAGATCGAGGGATTGGATCACTTTTACCCCAGCCTGCATGATACCTATTTCCATACCTCCGCATCCGGAGAAGTAACCTTTAGCTGTTGGCACATACATATAGCAATCGTTATTTTGTTTTAAGGTGCTACCTACGGAAAACTGTATCCATGTGATATTGTAAGAACTCCTTCTTAGGATGATATCTTTGTGGTAAGTTAATTTTTGTTTCGGTCAATACAGCAAAGTGTTTTGCATGGTATTCTAATGTATGCTTTTCTTTTAGCCTAGGTGACAAGAGAATTTCAAAATCTTCATTGATACCTATATAACCTTTATCATAAGCCCGGTCATATAAAGGGGAAAGGCATATGCCATTTTCTGGGTTCAGTCTTTCCTGCTCACTCTTGGACCATGGAATGATGTGGCTTGCAATCAACAGATCCGGTATGTCAATCCCGGTAATGGCACATTTGCCAGCATAATTGGCAATTACTATTTGACGAAATACGTTTTGATTTACCCTTGTTTTTACTTCTCTAAATTTGTCCTCCCCTTTCATATTCTCCGTACCCTGTAAAGCTTCAGCATATTTATTTTCTATAACAGTATGCTCTTTGGCGGCCAATATTTTTTCACTTTCAAAAAGTAATTCATCCCTATTATTGATAAATTCATTCCAAATTGGCTGAACCTGCTTTTTACCGCCCTCCAGTCCTTTCACTCCACGTTGTTGATGAAAGG comes from the Paraflavitalea devenefica genome and includes:
- a CDS encoding phosphoadenosine phosphosulfate reductase family protein, with translation MNKKVRHVLGISGGKDSAALAIYLHNLYPELDIEYYFCDTGKELAETYTLVDNLENYLGKTINRLKAAAKSSQEPFDHFYNLFGGYLPSSNARWCTKYLKLDPFETFVGDAPVVSYVGIRGDEDREGYISRKPNIQSIFPFRRNIWSEDVISKVIKNDNIATLSEIYSFYFPKDKIRRCLEIINEPLSLKFNQEQKLDLLLGQNITFFNQAVHEFLKTTNYPLANTPHFPLLENEDVLVRDDIFRILRESGVGVPNYYEKIVFKHNGKIGEYARSRSGCYFCFFQQKIEWVWLYEQHPERFKLAMQYENEKEGFTWNQNESLSDLIQPERIDIIKEEYLNKPKTKTKSPYLLDILDDTESEGCAACFI
- a CDS encoding DNA sulfur modification protein DndB; translation: MMKIPALKAKIGSWDYYVTTLTFKQVNDYVSKIDDQLHKSETLRDLIQRSITGNYLSIKEYILKQGELFFNSLVLAVYDDYPNWREIEFKYDELETYKMGLLEFPGSHKIFPVDGQHRVEGIKAALLERPDLSNEQVGVIFIGHKNDEHGKKKTRRLFTTLNRYAKPVSDDDIIALDEDDSAAIVTRELLDEYDLFTGTRVVYAKQKAIPNNNKDAITSIITLYQANVEIFKNFMFIKSGTKITKERLAELLKFRPTDEVYNSFKNYCISYWDSFKTLTVIKEYLRKKKDFSDDFRNGETGGNLLFRPVGFLPFIKASLRINNQHNIGFKKIFERYNKFNFEIHNRPWVYVLWNPIEKKMVMNTSSLTELILLYQFDNDILTKKELTKLKEGYASSLAIDSPSKVRSILRLLK
- a CDS encoding GIY-YIG nuclease family protein yields the protein MDSTAFSLGEQLDKQKVKYILHKSLWDKFDYPHLDLNFNNWTSIKYLNADATNFGNDIEVVPNNKGGLYLFYVKCDILSGISEFPFYIGRAQLTDNQNLRKRVKEYFQKYSNNDERPKIYRMIHYWGKELYLAFYPLDDNEEIKNIERDIINSLVLPMNDLIPDKVIKQAIKAFE
- a CDS encoding DNA cytosine methyltransferase, yielding MYVPTAKGYFSGCGGMEIGIMQAGVKVIQSLDLDIEATNCMKLNPHYFSHAVLTADIKDKTVLEQPPTDIIVGTYPCTKYSTIADIHGTRTGDDLFLHFFRHIAIEKPEMYVVENVPGMKKFKVVMEAMTKLPDYYVQVFCPVDAANWLPQRRKRLILFGTRKPFNISAPNSIRNKPRLKDILEKDPVVEMPDYVISRIKGKYRDKPIIVDPEQPGALAPTCVAHYAKDLGTRLVKDRKAKYGLRPFSIREYARLQGFPDDFAFENKRSAYKLIGNAVPVQMGKWVGDVAMRYFN
- a CDS encoding HNH endonuclease — encoded protein: MKEGNKLWARDELILALNLYLKLPFGKMHSRTPEIMHLANLIDRTPNSVAMRLTNFASVDPFHQQRGVKGLEGGKKQVQPIWNEFINNRDELLFESEKILAAKEHTVIENKYAEALQGTENMKGEDKFREVKTRVNQNVFRQIVIANYAGKCAITGIDIPDLLIASHIIPWSKSEQERLNPENGICLSPLYDRAYDKGYIGINEDFEILLSPRLKEKHTLEYHAKHFAVLTETKINLPQRYHPKKEFLQYHMDTVFRR